A single Vespa crabro chromosome 21, iyVesCrab1.2, whole genome shotgun sequence DNA region contains:
- the LOC124431415 gene encoding homeodomain-interacting protein kinase 2 isoform X5 yields the protein MTWENERKEKIQKGMCDMFIQTQQTSSVNGSSSSSSSSSNNTAHHHSKKRKLEYNVSQPVIQHGLVQSTGDYQLDNTGLQQRYSVNGANTAFSSLHNNNALQKSSPNQQTLVRASTIKLLDTYQRCGQKRKTWSREGNGDALAVHSANATNAVGSTIVSQHYTQQQQQQLQQQQQQQQQQQQQQQQQQQQQQQQQQQQQQQQQQQQQQQQQQQQQHKQAGMTAHSKQVANAANGGGGGGGGGGGGGGGGSNPQGDGDYHLVQHEVLYSMTNQYEVLEFLGRGTFGQVVKCWKKGTNEIVAIKILKNHPSYARQGQIEVSILSRLSQENADEFNFVRAYECFQHKSHTCLVFEMLEQNLYDFLKQNKFSPLPLKFIRPILQQVLTALLKLKQLGLIHADLKPENIMLVDPSRQPYRVKVIDFGSASHVSKAVCNTYLQSRYYRAPEIILGLPYCEAIDMWSLGCVVAELFLGWPLYPGSSEYDQIRYISQTQGLPTEHMLNNASKTTKFFYRDMDSTHPFWRLKTPEEHEAETGIKSKEARKYIFNCLDDIGQVNVPTDLDGGQLLPEKADRREFIDLLKRMLTMDQVERRITPGEALNHAFVTLAHLVDYAHYNSVKASVQMMEVCRRAGDFTASPAHHQAPPAPQPPPPTSLVANFVPTTNGSAVTLTFNNQLTNQVQRLVREHRTAPTGYDNLYQIYSNSSRRATQYSGSSSGSNSGRSAVHDFSHQLVPGILCPPPGYQTMPSPAKHVVVAQAQQGPLQIQPSIISQQAVAAAAVAAQQQYAAVPVSMVETGRQMLLTNAVQTSWPGGSRQMAAIVPSWQQLPPQHAAIQQPLLSDAGDWGRPLIVDSSAILQDQRPVFPVTEVYNTSALVEHPPQGWGKRSVTKHHQHHVTVPQQSQHRHEHKKETQQLSPVKKRVKESTPPSSMRRHSPSSGHWQQQPIQSHHHSSKHSSSHNVEHQQVASVRQQTITIYDTPSPAVSVITISDSEDESPGKCCGDRQCGACQSLATRLSGDGRPVREEVIRSTQSTPRVVPTMQQAHSSTQAHTSSHTTSQSSSQRAQRKNVISCVTVGDSDGEVSPGRAHAHLYQQVPQHPQHQQTTTQHIKHEPQQQHHVSSSSSGYSSQSQKKRLLAKVQSECNMVNVTTKSEPGVEYVAPHPCHAPACKEPPTYQDDAYDMHDYFLQYVTTSSAHPHLQEQHIVYTTGTDKRVSWPGKRAEYKHEYVQPPAAHSRDHQKWAVANPVHQYRQSQVVGSAAHPGHTHSHHGHPVHLSPGGGGGGRSPTGGPVIGGAQHLGQPLYQEYAHVRSRAHAVPPPVYVTAAPSQAPTAIQQQQVPTFQGFTPGWVPRHLVDACISSPLTLYDSSRALPPPAHHSSARPLLASHAAHPLPAHMQPTAVYGLAPLSPAKHQYQPSGLWFTE from the exons GGAATGTGTGACATGTTCATCCAAACACAGCAGACGAGTAGCGTCaacggcagcagcagcagcagcagcagcagcagtaacaACACCGCTCACCACCACAGCAAGAAACGCAAGTTGGAGTACAACGTGAGCCAGCCGGTGATCCAGCACGGATTGGTCCAATCGACCGGCGACTATCAATTGGACAATACCGGACTGCAACAGCGGTACTCCGTGAACGGTGCTAATACCGCATTTAGCTCGCTGCACAACAATAATGCGCTGCAGAAGAGTAGCCCGAACCAGCAGACCCTGGTACGAGCCTCGACGATCAAGCTCCTAGACACCTACCAACGCTGTGGCCAGAAG AGAAAAACTTGGTCGAGGGAGGGTAATGGTGACGCCCTGGCAGTCCACTCCGCCAACGCGACGAACGCAGTGGGTAGTACTATAGTGTCGCAGCATTATAcccaacagcaacagcaacagctgcagcaacaacaacagcaacaacaacagcaacagcagcaacaacaacagcaacagcagcaacaacaacaacagcagcaacagcagcagcagcaacaacaacagcagcaacaacaacaacagcagcaacaacagcaacataAACAAGCAGGGATGACAGCTCATAGCAAACAAGTTGCAAACGCGGCCAATGGGGGTGGcggaggtggtggaggtgggGGCGGTGGTGGCGGAGGTGGAAGTAATCCTCAGGGGGATGGTGATTATCATTTGGTCCAACACGAAGTTTTATACTCTATGACCAATCAGTATGAAGTTCTTGAATTTTTGGGCAGGGGTACGTTCGGCCAG GTTGTCAAATGTTGGAAAAAGGGTACCAATGAAATAGTAGCCATCAAAATTCTTAAAAACCATCCCTCATATGCGCGCCAAGGGCAGATTGAG GTCTCCATCCTGTCACGACTAAGTCAGGAAAACGCGGATGAGTTCAACTTTGTGCGCGCTTATGAATGCTTTCAGCATAAATCACACACCTGTTTGGTGTTTGAGATGTTGGAACAAAATCTTTATGACTTTTTAAAGCAAAATAAATTCTCACCGCTACCTCTTAAATTTATCAGGCCGATACTACAACAGGTTTTAACTGCTTTATTAAAGCTCAag CAATTGGGCCTTATACACGCGGATCTTAAGCCAGAAAACATCATGTTAGTGGATCCTTCACGTCAGCCATATCGAGTGAAAGTCATAGATTTTGGTTCGGCCTCTCACGTATCAAAAGCAGTTTGCAATACTTATTTACAATCGCGATACTATCGTGCACCAGAAATTATTCTTGGACTTCCTTATTGTGAAGCGATAGATATGTGGTCGCTCGGATGTGTCGTAGCAGAATTGTTTTTGGGATGGCCCTTGTATCCGGGCAGCTCGGAGTACGATCAGATTCGATATATTAGTCAAACTCAGGGCCTACCAACGGAACATATGTTAAATAATGCTAGTAAAAcgacgaaatttttttatcgagacATGGACA gtACGCATCCGTTTTGGCGATTAAAGACACCGGAGGAACATGAAGCAGAGACTGGAATTAAATCAAAAGAAgctagaaaatatatttttaattgtctcGACGATATTGGCCAAGTTAATGTACCGACTGATTTAGATGGTGGTCAGCTTTTACCTGAAAAGGCAGATAGGAGAGAGTTCATTGACCTCTTGAAGAGGATGCTCACCATGGACCAGGTA gAGCGCCGAATAACACCTGGAGAGGCTTTGAATCATGCTTTCGTTACCCTGGCACATTTAGTCGATTATGCGCATTATAACAGTGTCAAGGCTTCCGTCCAAATGATGGAGGTTTGCAGAAGAGCCGGCGATTTTACTGCAAGTCCTGCTCACCATCAAGCACCACCTGCTCCTCAACCACCCCCGCCTACATCCTTAGTAGCTAATTTTGTACCAACGACAAATGGTAGCGCAGTTACTCTTACGTTTAACAATCAACTGACCAATCAAGTGCAACGTTTAGTTAGAGAACATCGCACTGCTCCAACGGGCTATGACAATCTG TATCAAATCTATAGCAACAGCAGTCGTCGGGCAACGCAATACAGTGGTTCTTCTAGTGGTTCAAACAGTGGTCGAAGTGCGGTGCATGATTTTTCACATCAATTAGTACCTGGTATATTATGTCCTCCTCCTGGTTATCAAACAATGCCAAGTCCAGCCAAACACGTAGTAGTTGCTcag GCTCAACAAGGTCCACTTCAAATTCAACCGTCGATCATATCGCAGCAAGCTGTTGCGGCAGCTGCGGTAGCCGCGCAACAACAGTACGCAGCAGTTCCTGTGTCTATGGTAGAAACTGGACGACAAATGTTGCTCACT aatGCCGTACAAACATCATGGCCTGGTGGAAGTCGACAAATGGCTGCAATAGTTCCATCTTGGCAACAATTACCACCACAGCATGCAGCCATTCAACAGCCATTATTAAGCGATGCTGGAGATTGGGGTAGACCACTTATCGTGGATAGTTCTGCCATATTACAG GATCAGCGGCCAGTATTTCCTGTCACGGAAGTATATAACACTAGTGCTCTCGTCGAACATCCACCGCAAGGTTGGGGCAAACGTAGTGTAACGAAACATCATCAACATCATGTGACCGTACCTCAGCAAAGTCAACATAGGCATGAACATAAAAAGGAAACTCAACAGTTGAGTCcagtgaaaaagagagtgaaggAGAGTACACCACCAAGTAGTATGAGACGACATTCACCTTCGAGTGGACATTGGCAACAACAACCAATTCAATCTCATCATCACAGCAGCAAGCACAGTAGTAGTCACAATGTAGAACATCAACAAGTTGCATCCGTCCGGCAACAAACTATCACGATATATGATACACCATCTCCGGctgtttctgttattactattagcgACAGCGAAGATGAGTCACCTGGGAAATG CTGTGGCGATCGTCAATGCGGAGCCTGTCAAAGTTTGGCAACTCGCCTGTCTGGCGACGGACGTCCTGTCCGTGAGGAGGTCATTCGAAG taCACAATCTACACCGAGAGTTGTACCAACGATGCAGCAAGCTCACTCAAGTACGCAAGCTCACACAAGTTCTCATACGACATCACAAAGCTCGTCACAAAGAGCTCAAAGGAAGAATGTTATTAGCTGTGTTACGGTTGGTGATAGCGATGGCGAAGTTAGTCCAGGCAGAGCTCATGCACATTTGTATCAACAAGTACCACAACATCCGCAACATCAACAAACCACCACTCAACATATTAAACATGAGCCACAGCAACAACATCATGTTAGCAg CAGTAGTTCTGGCTATTCCTCTCAGTCACAAAAGAAGAGATTATTGGCTAAGGTACAATCCGAGTGCAATATGGTGAACGTTACAACTAAATCTGAACCTGGCGTTGAGTATGTCGCTCCACATCCATGTCACGCGCCAGCATGCAAAGAGCCACCAACCTATCAG GATGACGCCTATGACATGCATGACTACTTCTTGCAGTATGTGACAACAAGTAGCGCTCATCCTCATCTCCAAGAGCAACACATCGTTTACACAACTGGTACCGACAAGCGAGTCTCTTGGCCTGGAAAACGAGCAGAGTATAAACACGAATACGTACAACCACCAGCAGCTCATTCAAGAGATCATCAAAAGTGGGCAGTAGCAAATCCTGTTCATCAATATAG GCAGAGCCAGGTGGTAGGCTCGGCAGCCCATCCGGGTCATACCCACAGCCACCATGGGCATCCAGTCCATCTGAGTCCTgggggtggtggtggaggcAGAAGCCCCACAGGCGGACCTGTGATAGGGGGTGCCCAGCATCTGGGACAACCTCTCTACCAGGAGTACGCTCATGTGCGTTCAAGAGCACATGCTGTGCCACCCCCTGTATATGTTACTGCTGCGCCTTCTCAGGCTCCTACTGCTATCCAGCAGCAACAAGTGCCCACCTTTCAGGGATTCACACCCGGGTGGGTACCTAGACACCTAGTTGATGCATGCAT
- the LOC124431415 gene encoding homeodomain-interacting protein kinase 2 isoform X3, with the protein MTWENERKEKIQKGMCDMFIQTQQTSSVNGSSSSSSSSSNNTAHHHSKKRKLEYNVSQPVIQHGLVQSTGDYQLDNTGLQQRYSVNGANTAFSSLHNNNALQKSSPNQQTLVRASTIKLLDTYQRCGQKRKTWSREGNGDALAVHSANATNAVGSTIVSQHYTQQQQQQLQQQQQQQQQQQQQQQQQQQQQQQQQQQQQQQQQQQQQQQQQQQQQHKQAGMTAHSKQVANAANGGGGGGGGGGGGGGGGSNPQGDGDYHLVQHEVLYSMTNQYEVLEFLGRGTFGQVVKCWKKGTNEIVAIKILKNHPSYARQGQIEVSILSRLSQENADEFNFVRAYECFQHKSHTCLVFEMLEQNLYDFLKQNKFSPLPLKFIRPILQQVLTALLKLKQLGLIHADLKPENIMLVDPSRQPYRVKVIDFGSASHVSKAVCNTYLQSRYYRAPEIILGLPYCEAIDMWSLGCVVAELFLGWPLYPGSSEYDQIRYISQTQGLPTEHMLNNASKTTKFFYRDMDSTHPFWRLKTPEEHEAETGIKSKEARKYIFNCLDDIGQVNVPTDLDGGQLLPEKADRREFIDLLKRMLTMDQVERRITPGEALNHAFVTLAHLVDYAHYNSVKASVQMMEVCRRAGDFTASPAHHQAPPAPQPPPPTSLVANFVPTTNGSAVTLTFNNQLTNQVQRLVREHRTAPTGYDNLYQIYSNSSRRATQYSGSSSGSNSGRSAVHDFSHQLVPGILCPPPGYQTMPSPAKHVVVAQPPQAQQGPLQIQPSIISQQAVAAAAVAAQQQYAAVPVSMVETGRQMLLTNAVQTSWPGGSRQMAAIVPSWQQLPPQHAAIQQPLLSDAGDWGRPLIVDSSAILQDQRPVFPVTEVYNTSALVEHPPQGWGKRSVTKHHQHHVTVPQQSQHRHEHKKETQQLSPVKKRVKESTPPSSMRRHSPSSGHWQQQPIQSHHHSSKHSSSHNVEHQQVASVRQQTITIYDTPSPAVSVITISDSEDESPGKCCGDRQCGACQSLATRLSGDGRPVREEVIRSTQSTPRVVPTMQQAHSSTQAHTSSHTTSQSSSQRAQRKNVISCVTVGDSDGEVSPGRAHAHLYQQVPQHPQHQQTTTQHIKHEPQQQHHVSSSSGYSSQSQKKRLLAKVQSECNMVNVTTKSEPGVEYVAPHPCHAPACKEPPTYQDDAYDMHDYFLQYVTTSSAHPHLQEQHIVYTTGTDKRVSWPGKRAEYKHEYVQPPAAHSRDHQKWAVANPVHQYRQSQVVGSAAHPGHTHSHHGHPVHLSPGGGGGGRSPTGGPVIGGAQHLGQPLYQEYAHVRSRAHAVPPPVYVTAAPSQAPTAIQQQQVPTFQGFTPGWVPRHLVDACISSPLTLYDSSRALPPPAHHSSARPLLASHAAHPLPAHMQPTAVYGLAPLSPAKHQYQPSGLWFTE; encoded by the exons GGAATGTGTGACATGTTCATCCAAACACAGCAGACGAGTAGCGTCaacggcagcagcagcagcagcagcagcagcagtaacaACACCGCTCACCACCACAGCAAGAAACGCAAGTTGGAGTACAACGTGAGCCAGCCGGTGATCCAGCACGGATTGGTCCAATCGACCGGCGACTATCAATTGGACAATACCGGACTGCAACAGCGGTACTCCGTGAACGGTGCTAATACCGCATTTAGCTCGCTGCACAACAATAATGCGCTGCAGAAGAGTAGCCCGAACCAGCAGACCCTGGTACGAGCCTCGACGATCAAGCTCCTAGACACCTACCAACGCTGTGGCCAGAAG AGAAAAACTTGGTCGAGGGAGGGTAATGGTGACGCCCTGGCAGTCCACTCCGCCAACGCGACGAACGCAGTGGGTAGTACTATAGTGTCGCAGCATTATAcccaacagcaacagcaacagctgcagcaacaacaacagcaacaacaacagcaacagcagcaacaacaacagcaacagcagcaacaacaacaacagcagcaacagcagcagcagcaacaacaacagcagcaacaacaacaacagcagcaacaacagcaacataAACAAGCAGGGATGACAGCTCATAGCAAACAAGTTGCAAACGCGGCCAATGGGGGTGGcggaggtggtggaggtgggGGCGGTGGTGGCGGAGGTGGAAGTAATCCTCAGGGGGATGGTGATTATCATTTGGTCCAACACGAAGTTTTATACTCTATGACCAATCAGTATGAAGTTCTTGAATTTTTGGGCAGGGGTACGTTCGGCCAG GTTGTCAAATGTTGGAAAAAGGGTACCAATGAAATAGTAGCCATCAAAATTCTTAAAAACCATCCCTCATATGCGCGCCAAGGGCAGATTGAG GTCTCCATCCTGTCACGACTAAGTCAGGAAAACGCGGATGAGTTCAACTTTGTGCGCGCTTATGAATGCTTTCAGCATAAATCACACACCTGTTTGGTGTTTGAGATGTTGGAACAAAATCTTTATGACTTTTTAAAGCAAAATAAATTCTCACCGCTACCTCTTAAATTTATCAGGCCGATACTACAACAGGTTTTAACTGCTTTATTAAAGCTCAag CAATTGGGCCTTATACACGCGGATCTTAAGCCAGAAAACATCATGTTAGTGGATCCTTCACGTCAGCCATATCGAGTGAAAGTCATAGATTTTGGTTCGGCCTCTCACGTATCAAAAGCAGTTTGCAATACTTATTTACAATCGCGATACTATCGTGCACCAGAAATTATTCTTGGACTTCCTTATTGTGAAGCGATAGATATGTGGTCGCTCGGATGTGTCGTAGCAGAATTGTTTTTGGGATGGCCCTTGTATCCGGGCAGCTCGGAGTACGATCAGATTCGATATATTAGTCAAACTCAGGGCCTACCAACGGAACATATGTTAAATAATGCTAGTAAAAcgacgaaatttttttatcgagacATGGACA gtACGCATCCGTTTTGGCGATTAAAGACACCGGAGGAACATGAAGCAGAGACTGGAATTAAATCAAAAGAAgctagaaaatatatttttaattgtctcGACGATATTGGCCAAGTTAATGTACCGACTGATTTAGATGGTGGTCAGCTTTTACCTGAAAAGGCAGATAGGAGAGAGTTCATTGACCTCTTGAAGAGGATGCTCACCATGGACCAGGTA gAGCGCCGAATAACACCTGGAGAGGCTTTGAATCATGCTTTCGTTACCCTGGCACATTTAGTCGATTATGCGCATTATAACAGTGTCAAGGCTTCCGTCCAAATGATGGAGGTTTGCAGAAGAGCCGGCGATTTTACTGCAAGTCCTGCTCACCATCAAGCACCACCTGCTCCTCAACCACCCCCGCCTACATCCTTAGTAGCTAATTTTGTACCAACGACAAATGGTAGCGCAGTTACTCTTACGTTTAACAATCAACTGACCAATCAAGTGCAACGTTTAGTTAGAGAACATCGCACTGCTCCAACGGGCTATGACAATCTG TATCAAATCTATAGCAACAGCAGTCGTCGGGCAACGCAATACAGTGGTTCTTCTAGTGGTTCAAACAGTGGTCGAAGTGCGGTGCATGATTTTTCACATCAATTAGTACCTGGTATATTATGTCCTCCTCCTGGTTATCAAACAATGCCAAGTCCAGCCAAACACGTAGTAGTTGCTcag CCACCGCAGGCTCAACAAGGTCCACTTCAAATTCAACCGTCGATCATATCGCAGCAAGCTGTTGCGGCAGCTGCGGTAGCCGCGCAACAACAGTACGCAGCAGTTCCTGTGTCTATGGTAGAAACTGGACGACAAATGTTGCTCACT aatGCCGTACAAACATCATGGCCTGGTGGAAGTCGACAAATGGCTGCAATAGTTCCATCTTGGCAACAATTACCACCACAGCATGCAGCCATTCAACAGCCATTATTAAGCGATGCTGGAGATTGGGGTAGACCACTTATCGTGGATAGTTCTGCCATATTACAG GATCAGCGGCCAGTATTTCCTGTCACGGAAGTATATAACACTAGTGCTCTCGTCGAACATCCACCGCAAGGTTGGGGCAAACGTAGTGTAACGAAACATCATCAACATCATGTGACCGTACCTCAGCAAAGTCAACATAGGCATGAACATAAAAAGGAAACTCAACAGTTGAGTCcagtgaaaaagagagtgaaggAGAGTACACCACCAAGTAGTATGAGACGACATTCACCTTCGAGTGGACATTGGCAACAACAACCAATTCAATCTCATCATCACAGCAGCAAGCACAGTAGTAGTCACAATGTAGAACATCAACAAGTTGCATCCGTCCGGCAACAAACTATCACGATATATGATACACCATCTCCGGctgtttctgttattactattagcgACAGCGAAGATGAGTCACCTGGGAAATG CTGTGGCGATCGTCAATGCGGAGCCTGTCAAAGTTTGGCAACTCGCCTGTCTGGCGACGGACGTCCTGTCCGTGAGGAGGTCATTCGAAG taCACAATCTACACCGAGAGTTGTACCAACGATGCAGCAAGCTCACTCAAGTACGCAAGCTCACACAAGTTCTCATACGACATCACAAAGCTCGTCACAAAGAGCTCAAAGGAAGAATGTTATTAGCTGTGTTACGGTTGGTGATAGCGATGGCGAAGTTAGTCCAGGCAGAGCTCATGCACATTTGTATCAACAAGTACCACAACATCCGCAACATCAACAAACCACCACTCAACATATTAAACATGAGCCACAGCAACAACATCATGTTAGCAg TAGTTCTGGCTATTCCTCTCAGTCACAAAAGAAGAGATTATTGGCTAAGGTACAATCCGAGTGCAATATGGTGAACGTTACAACTAAATCTGAACCTGGCGTTGAGTATGTCGCTCCACATCCATGTCACGCGCCAGCATGCAAAGAGCCACCAACCTATCAG GATGACGCCTATGACATGCATGACTACTTCTTGCAGTATGTGACAACAAGTAGCGCTCATCCTCATCTCCAAGAGCAACACATCGTTTACACAACTGGTACCGACAAGCGAGTCTCTTGGCCTGGAAAACGAGCAGAGTATAAACACGAATACGTACAACCACCAGCAGCTCATTCAAGAGATCATCAAAAGTGGGCAGTAGCAAATCCTGTTCATCAATATAG GCAGAGCCAGGTGGTAGGCTCGGCAGCCCATCCGGGTCATACCCACAGCCACCATGGGCATCCAGTCCATCTGAGTCCTgggggtggtggtggaggcAGAAGCCCCACAGGCGGACCTGTGATAGGGGGTGCCCAGCATCTGGGACAACCTCTCTACCAGGAGTACGCTCATGTGCGTTCAAGAGCACATGCTGTGCCACCCCCTGTATATGTTACTGCTGCGCCTTCTCAGGCTCCTACTGCTATCCAGCAGCAACAAGTGCCCACCTTTCAGGGATTCACACCCGGGTGGGTACCTAGACACCTAGTTGATGCATGCAT